In Pleurocapsa sp. PCC 7319, the following are encoded in one genomic region:
- a CDS encoding ABC transporter permease — protein MNLIRVFTIANNGFKEVIRDRILYFLGFFSLLLILAQRIIPEIAAGTHEKILLDFGIGAIAILSVVVAIFVGTALINKEIEKRTLLMLIPKPISRAELILGKHLGLTIVLAIMITIMMAIYLAMLSFSGINYPTGALVIAAIYLLLELALIVAVAILFGVFTSSILATLLSFGVYLMGHFSEDLVELGKLSKNASIESLTTSLYLVLPNLSRLDLKNEAVYGLLPNSTELLYHALYGLLYTALLLIISMIIFAQKEF, from the coding sequence ATGAACCTAATTAGAGTTTTTACTATCGCCAATAATGGCTTTAAAGAAGTTATCCGCGATCGCATCCTCTACTTTCTGGGTTTTTTCTCCCTATTACTGATTTTGGCTCAAAGAATTATTCCTGAAATAGCAGCGGGTACTCACGAAAAAATTCTCTTAGATTTTGGCATTGGGGCGATCGCTATTCTGAGCGTAGTGGTAGCAATTTTTGTAGGTACAGCATTAATCAATAAAGAAATCGAAAAACGTACGCTATTAATGCTAATTCCCAAGCCAATTAGCCGTGCTGAACTGATATTAGGTAAACACTTAGGACTTACCATAGTGTTAGCGATCATGATCACGATCATGATGGCAATCTATTTAGCCATGCTCAGTTTTTCTGGGATTAATTATCCTACAGGTGCTTTGGTAATTGCTGCGATCTACTTGCTATTAGAATTAGCTTTGATTGTAGCAGTAGCAATTTTATTTGGAGTTTTTACTAGTTCAATCTTAGCTACCTTGCTTAGTTTCGGCGTTTACCTAATGGGACACTTTAGTGAGGATCTAGTTGAATTAGGAAAACTCAGCAAAAATGCCAGCATCGAAAGTTTAACAACTAGTCTCTATCTGGTATTACCCAATCTTTCACGACTAGATCTTAAAAACGAAGCTGTTTATGGTTTACTCCCAAATTCTACGGAACTTCTATACCATGCTTTATATGGCTTACTGTACACGGCTCTTTTGTTAATTATTTCTATGATAATTTTTGCTCAAAAAGAATTTTAA